TTAGATAAAGAAAAAGAAATTATACCAGCTTTTGAAATACTTTTTATAAATACTGCAGTATCTAATTACATTGCTACTGGAAAAGTAAATCAGATATCTACTGTTATAGAAACTGGACAAAAATATGGAATGATTTCTATGAGAGAATATCTTTCTAATATGTATAAAAATGGAGTTATAGATAAAAAAAGCTGAAAAAATTTGATTTGGAGGAGAAGTGTTAATTAATTCAGATTTTGAAATAAACATTAGAAGTATAGAGGAATTTGCAAGAGTAATGGTACCAGAAGCACTTGATAAAACTATGAATCTTTCTATGAAAGAAACTTCTGATACTATAGAAATAACTATGGAGATAGATGGGAGAAAAGGAAATTTTATTTATGCAAATCAAGAAGATAAAATAGATGAACAGAAACAGACTATGGTAAAAATACTTTTGTTGAAAGTATATGAAAAAAAGTATTCTTGGGGTGGACTTATGGGAGTAAGACCTACAAAAGTATTAAGAAGACTTCTATCTTTAGGATATTCATATAAAGAAGCAGAAGAAATGCTAAGGAACTTCTATATTGTAAGTGATGAGAAAATTGAACTTCTTATAAACACAGTAAGAAAAGAGATGGAATTTTTGAACAGAGAGTATATAAATCTCTATATAGGAATACCTTTCTGTCCAACTAAATGTAAATATTGTTCATTTGCATCTTATGAAATAAGTGGAGGAGTTGGAAGATATTATAAAGGATTTGTAGAAACTCTGTTGAAAGAAATAGAAATGGCTGGGAAATTTTTGAAAGATGAAGGATACAAGATAGAGTCTATCTATATAGGAGGGGGAACTCCAAGTACGCTTACAGAAGATGACTTAGAAAAAGTTTTAAAGAAAATAAATGAAAATATTGATATGAGTTACTTAAAAGAATTTACTTTTGAAGCTGGAAGAGAAGACTCACTTACTGAAAAAAAATTAGAGCTTGTGAAAAAATATGGTGCTGATAGAATAAGTTTGAATCCTCAAACATTTAATGAAAATACTTTGAAAAAAGTAAATAGAAATTTTAATAGAGAAAATTTTGATAGATATTTTAGAATAGCTAAAGAAATGAATTTTATAATAAATATGGATTTGATAATAGGGCTTCCAGATGAAAATACAGAAGATGTACTTTATACTTTAAATGAATTGGAAAAATATGACATAGAAAATCTTACTATACATTCTCTGGCATTTAAAAGAGCATCTAAACTTTTTAAAGAGGATAAAAACAGAAAAGAATTGGATAGAGAAATAATAGAAAAAAGAATAAAAGAACTTATAGAGAAAAAACAGATGAAACCTTATTACATGTATAGACAAAAAAATATTATGGAATGGGGAGAAAACGTAGGTTATGCAAAAGAAGGAAAAGAATCTGTATTCAATATAGAGATGATAGAAGAAAATCAATCAACTATGGGATTAGGTGGTGGAGCTATTACTAAAATAGTAGTAAAGGAAACTGAGTTTAGAGATTATATTGAAAGAATAATTAATCCTAAAGACCCAGCACTGTATATAAAAGAAATGAAAGAAAGAATGGAGAGTAAATATAAATTATTTAAAAAAGGAGAAATTATAGATGAAAATCTGTAAAGGAATGTTTATTGCGGTTATGCTTGCAATTATCAGCAGTTTTACTTTTGGAGAAGAATCTGTAAAACCATTTAAACTGATAATGAGTGAAAATATGTTAGAAAAAAAGGATAATCTTATTGATATAAATACTGCTTCTAAAGAAGATATGGTATCACAAGGAATTGGAATAGGGTATGCCAATAAGATTTTAAATTATAGAGAAAAAACAGGTGGCTTTGAAAAATTGGAAGAGCTGAAAAGAATAAAAGGGATAGGAGAAGCAACTTATGAAAAACTATCTAAAAAATTTAAAATAGAGAATGAGGTTGAGAAAAATCCTCTTTATATAAATGAAGCTAATGATGAAGTTTTAAAATATTTTGGTTTCGAGAAAAAAGAGATTAAAAAGATTAGAGAATATATTAATAAGAATAATAGAATAGATAATAATCTTCAGTTGATGGAGATACTTTCAAAAAAAAGATATGAAAAATATAAAAAAATAATTAAATATGATAAATTTTAGAGGTGATATAGTTGAGTAAAATAATAAGAGGAGTAAGTAAAAATGCTAGATTTTTTCTAGTAGATTCAACAAATATAGTACAGGAAGCATTAGATATACATAAATGTAGTCCTACTGCAATAGATGCTTTTGGAAGACTTCTTACAGCAGGAGTTATGATGGGAAGTACTCTGAAAGGTAAGGATTTATTGACTTTAAGAACAGATACAGATGGGCCGTTAGACAATATGGTAGTAACTGCAGATTCTGATGGTGGAGTAAAAGGATATGTTTCTAATCCTTTAGCTGATGTTGTGTTAACAGATAATGGAAAATCGAATGTTGGAGCTTTAATAGGAAAAGGAATGTTGAGAATAATAAAAGATATGGGGTTGAAAGAACCTTATGTTGGAATGTCACCAATAGATTCTGGAGAGATAGCTCAAGATTTAGCTTATTACTTTTTTAATTCAGATCAAACTCCAACTGTAATTGCGTTAGGTGTGAAATTAAAAGATGAAAAAACAGTGGCTTGTGCTGGAGGATATATGATACAGCTTCTTCCAGGAGCAGAGGAGTGTTTTATAGGAGCTTTGGAAGAAAAAATACAGGCAATAAGACCTATGACTGAACTTATGATGGGAGGAATGGATCTTAAAAGAATATTAAAATTGCTGTATGAAGATATGAGTAGTGAAGATAATGAAAAACTTATTGAAGAATATGAGATATTGGAAGAAAAAGAAGTAAGTTATAAATGTAACTGTGATAAGGATAAATTCTATAGAGGTCTTATTACCTTAGGTAAAAAAGAATTGAATGAAATATTTGAAACTCAGAAATTTTTAGAAACTGAATGTCATTTCTGTGGAAAAAAATATAAATTTACTAAGGAAGATTTTAAAGAGATATTAGAGGTGAAGTAAATGAAACTTATAGATTCACATGCTCATATGGATTCAAATGAGTTTGATTCAGATAGAGCAGAGGTATTTCAAAGAATAAAAGATAATATGGATTTTATAGTCAATATAGGTTACGATATAGAAAGTAGTAAAAAAGGAGTAAAATATAGCAAGGAATATGACTTTATATATGCTGCTGTAGGAATACACCCTGATGATATAGAAGGATATAATGATGAGCTTGAACAAGAACTTGAAGAGCTGGCTAAAGATGAAAAAGTACTTGCTATTGGAGAGATAGGACTGGACTATCACTGGATGACTCGTCCAAAGGAAGAACAACAGGAAATATTCAGAAGACAGATGAAAGTAGCAGAAAGAGTTGGAAAACCAGTGGTAATACATTCAAGAGATGCTATAGAGGATACTGTAAAAATATTGAAAGAGTTTCCTTCAGTAAAAGGAATATTTCATTGTTATCCTGGCTCAGTAGAAACTGCTCTTCAGGTAATGGATAATTATTATTTTGGAATAGGAGGAGTACTCACTTTTAAAAATGCAAAAAACTTGTTGAAGTGGTTAAAAATATACCTTTGGAGAAACTGATTCTTGAAACTGACTGTCCATATATGGCTCCTACTCCTTTTAGAGGAAAGAGAAATGAACCAATATATGTAGAATATGTTGCTAAAAAATAGCTGAGATAAAAGGAATAACATATGAGGAAGTAGCAGAAGCTACAAATCTAAATACAAGAAAAGCCTATAACATGATATAGGAATGAGGGGAAAAAATGATAATTTGTCCTGTTTGTAAAAAAATATTAGATAAAGATGGAAAAACATATAGATGCGAAAATAACCACTGTTTTGATGAAGGAAAGCAGGGATACTTAAATCTTCTTCTTTCAAATCAAAAGCACAGTAAAACTCCTGGTGATGATAAAGAGATGGTACTCAGCAGAAAAGGTTTTTAGAAAAAGATTATTATAAGATAATATCAGAAAAAGTAAATGAATTAGTTTTAGATAATAGAACCTCTGATGATGTAGAGATTTTGGATATAGGATGTGGAGAGGGATATTATACTGGAAGATTAAAAAAATTCTTAACGAAAGAGGAATAAAATCTAATATAACTGGTATAGATATTTCAAAAGAAGCAGTGATATGTGCTGCAAAAACATATAAAAACATAGAATGGATAGTGGCTAGTGCAACCAACATTCCCTTAAAAGACGAATCATTGGACTTTATAATCTGTATGTTTGCAAAGATAATACCAGAAGAAAAAATGAGAACACTAAAAAAAGGTGGAAAATTGATAGTAGTTTCTACTGGAGAAAATCATCTACTTGAATTAAAAAAAGTTGTGTATGATCAAGTGAGAACAGAATTTTATTCTCCAGTAGAGGATTTAAAAATATTTAAACATATAAAGACAGTAAATTGTACTGGGAAAACTTTTATAAAAGAAAATGAAAGTATAAGAAATCTTTTTGATATGACTCCATATAAATGGAGAAGTCCAAAAGAGGGTGTAGAAAAGCTTTTTATGCTAAATGAACTAGAGATAACTATTGATGTAAATGTAGATATTTTTGAGAAATAGTAATCCTCAAGGAGAAAAAATATGATTCTAGGGATAGGAAACGATGTTGTAGAAATAGCAAGAATAGAAAAAGCCATATCTAATGAAAAATTTATAAAGAGAGTATATACTGAAAAAGAAATAGAAATAATAGAAAAAAAAGGAAATAAAATAGCTAGCTATGCTGGGAGATTTTCAGCAAAAGAAGCAATATCTAAAGCATTGGGAACGGGGATAAGAGATTTTAATCTAACTGATATAGAAATATTGAATGATGAATTGGGGAAGCCATGCGTTATATTTAAAAATAAATTAAAGGATAGAATGGTGGATATGAAAATAGAGATTTCTATTTCTCATTCTAAAGAATATGCAACGGCAGTAGCAGTTATGTTTAAAAAGGAGTGCTGAAGATGGAAGTAAACAAAGAATTTTATATTGAACTTGAAGAATTTATTAATGGATTAAAAGATAAAAAGAATGATGTAAAAATACTTAATTTTGTATTGGAAAAGTTAGATGCTATTCCAGTAGAAGTTCAAAAATTTATAGCAGAAAAGACAGGATTACTTGAAATATCAATAGAAAATACAATTAATTTTTATCCTAAATTTAGAAATAAAGTTAGTGGAAAACAGCTAAAGGAAGTTTCTGTATGTGTAGGAATGACTTGTGGAGTATATGGAAAAGGATTTTATGAAGAACTTGCTGAAATACTTGAAATAGATGAAAAAGGGATATCAAAAGATGGAAAAATACTTTTGACAACAAAAAGATGCTTTGGAAGATGCAATAAGGGACCAAATGTTTCCATTGATGGAGAAATATATAGTATGATGACTATGGCTGAATTAAAAAGAAGATTGGAATTAAAATAAAATATAACCAAGGAGGAAGAATTTGGATATACTGGATATAAAGAGAGAATTCTCTGAATATAAACAAAAAATAATTGATATAAGGGGGTCTCTTTGACTTAGAAAAGAGAGAAAAAAGAATATCAGAACTAGAAAAAATGACTATGGAAGAAAGTTTTTGGAATGATAAGAGAAGTAGTTCTGCAGTTATAAAAGAAATGAATGAAGAGAAAGAAATTATAGCTGAGTTTAAAAAATTAGAATCAGAAGTAGGAGAAGAGGAAGTATTAATAGATTTTGTTGAAATGGGAGAAACAGATTTTCAAGCTGAACTTGAAGAAAAACATATGATACTTGGAAAAGACATTGATCACTTTGATACAAGACTTCTTCTAGATGGAGAGTTTGATTCTAATAATGCTATTGTAACTATTCATTCAGGAGCTGGAGGAACAGAAGCTTGTGATTGGGCAGATATGCTTTATAGAATGTACTCAAGATGGTGTAATGAAAAAAAATATAAAATAAGTGAAATGGATTTTATGCCTGGAGATAGTGTTGGAATAAAATCTATAACTTTTCTTGTAGAAGGAAGCAATGCTTATGGATATATGAAAAGCGAGAAGGGAATTCACAGACTTGTAAGAATATCTCCTTTTGATGCTAATAAAAAAAGACATACATCTTTTGCTTCAGTAGAAGTCATGCCAGAAGTAGATGAAAGTGTAGAGGTAAATGTAGATGCTGGAGATTTGAGAATAGATACATACAGAGCCAGTGGAGCTGGAGGTCAGCATGTAAATATGACAGACTCAGCAGTAAGGATAACACATATTCCAACAGGAATAGTAGTTACATGTCAAAGGGAAAGATCTCAATTAAATAATAGAGAAACAGCTATGAAAATGTTGAAATCTAAATTAATTGAACTTGAAATGAAGAAAAAAGAGGAAGAATTGAAGAAAATACAAGGAGAACAAAGCGAAATAGGTTGGGGGAATCAAATAAGATCATATGTATTCCAGCCTTACACTTTAGTAAAAGATCACAGAACAGCAGCTGAGTCTGGAAATATTAAAGCTGTTATGGATGGGGATATAGATATTTTTATAAATACATATTTAAGATGGAATAAAACAAAATAATTCTTTAAAAAAGATTAAAATTGTGGTAAAATTTGTATTAAATTATTAAAACTAAGAGGGGTGGAAAAAATGGAAAAGAGAGTAAGAACTAGAATAGCACCATCACCTACT
Above is a window of Fusobacterium varium DNA encoding:
- the hemZ_2 gene encoding Oxygen-independent coproporphyrinogen-III oxidase 2, whose translation is MLINSDFEINIRSIEEFARVMVPEALDKTMNLSMKETSDTIEITMEIDGRKGNFIYANQEDKIDEQKQTMVKILLLKVYEKKYSWGGLMGVRPTKVLRRLLSLGYSYKEAEEMLRNFYIVSDEKIELLINTVRKEMEFLNREYINLYIGIPFCPTKCKYCSFASYEISGGVGRYYKGFVETLLKEIEMAGKFLKDEGYKIESIYIGGGTPSTLTEDDLEKVLKKINENIDMSYLKEFTFEAGREDSLTEKKLELVKKYGADRISLNPQTFNENTLKKVNRNFNRENFDRYFRIAKEMNFIINMDLIIGLPDENTEDVLYTLNELEKYDIENLTIHSLAFKRASKLFKEDKNRKELDREIIEKRIKELIEKKQMKPYYMYRQKNIMEWGENVGYAKEGKESVFNIEMIEENQSTMGLGGGAITKIVVKETEFRDYIERIINPKDPALYIKEMKERMESKYKLFKKGEIIDENL
- a CDS encoding comEA protein, producing MKICKGMFIAVMLAIISSFTFGEESVKPFKLIMSENMLEKKDNLIDINTASKEDMVSQGIGIGYANKILNYREKTGGFEKLEELKRIKGIGEATYEKLSKKFKIENEVEKNPLYINEANDEVLKYFGFEKKEIKKIREYINKNNRIDNNLQLMEILSKKRYEKYKKIIKYDKF
- the hslO gene encoding Heat shock protein 33 homolog; translated protein: MSKIIRGVSKNARFFLVDSTNIVQEALDIHKCSPTAIDAFGRLLTAGVMMGSTLKGKDLLTLRTDTDGPLDNMVVTADSDGGVKGYVSNPLADVVLTDNGKSNVGALIGKGMLRIIKDMGLKEPYVGMSPIDSGEIAQDLAYYFFNSDQTPTVIALGVKLKDEKTVACAGGYMIQLLPGAEECFIGALEEKIQAIRPMTELMMGGMDLKRILKLLYEDMSSEDNEKLIEEYEILEEKEVSYKCNCDKDKFYRGLITLGKKELNEIFETQKFLETECHFCGKKYKFTKEDFKEILEVK
- the ycfH gene encoding Uncharacterized deoxyribonuclease YcfH codes for the protein MKLIDSHAHMDSNEFDSDRAEVFQRIKDNMDFIVNIGYDIESSKKGVKYSKEYDFIYAAVGIHPDDIEGYNDELEQELEELAKDEKVLAIGEIGLDYHWMTRPKEEQQEIFRRQMKVAERVGKPVVIHSRDAIEDTVKILKEFPSVKGIFHCYPGSVETALQVMDNYYFGIGGVLTFKNAKNLLKWLKIYLWRN
- the rlmA_1 gene encoding Ribosomal RNA large subunit methyltransferase A, with product MIICPVCKKILDKDGKTYRCENNHCFDEGKQGYLNLLLSNQKHSKTPGDDKEMVLSRKGF
- the rlmA_2 gene encoding Ribosomal RNA large subunit methyltransferase A, which produces MWRGILYWKIKKILNERGIKSNITGIDISKEAVICAAKTYKNIEWIVASATNIPLKDESLDFIICMFAKIIPEEKMRTLKKGGKLIVVSTGENHLLELKKVVYDQVRTEFYSPVEDLKIFKHIKTVNCTGKTFIKENESIRNLFDMTPYKWRSPKEGVEKLFMLNELEITIDVNVDIFEK
- the acpS gene encoding Holo-[acyl-carrier-protein] synthase, which encodes MILGIGNDVVEIARIEKAISNEKFIKRVYTEKEIEIIEKKGNKIASYAGRFSAKEAISKALGTGIRDFNLTDIEILNDELGKPCVIFKNKLKDRMVDMKIEISISHSKEYATAVAVMFKKEC
- the nuoE gene encoding NADH-quinone oxidoreductase subunit E, which translates into the protein MEVNKEFYIELEEFINGLKDKKNDVKILNFVLEKLDAIPVEVQKFIAEKTGLLEISIENTINFYPKFRNKVSGKQLKEVSVCVGMTCGVYGKGFYEELAEILEIDEKGISKDGKILLTTKRCFGRCNKGPNVSIDGEIYSMMTMAELKRRLELK
- the prfB gene encoding Peptide chain release factor 2, yielding MTMEESFWNDKRSSSAVIKEMNEEKEIIAEFKKLESEVGEEEVLIDFVEMGETDFQAELEEKHMILGKDIDHFDTRLLLDGEFDSNNAIVTIHSGAGGTEACDWADMLYRMYSRWCNEKKYKISEMDFMPGDSVGIKSITFLVEGSNAYGYMKSEKGIHRLVRISPFDANKKRHTSFASVEVMPEVDESVEVNVDAGDLRIDTYRASGAGGQHVNMTDSAVRITHIPTGIVVTCQRERSQLNNRETAMKMLKSKLIELEMKKKEEELKKIQGEQSEIGWGNQIRSYVFQPYTLVKDHRTAAESGNIKAVMDGDIDIFINTYLRWNKTK